The genomic stretch TGCAGCCTGTGGCTCTGCCCTCAGCCTGCGCCGCCGCTGGCACCAAGTGTTTAGTCTCTGGCTGGGGAAACACCATGAGCTCTACTGAGTACAGGCTTGGTGATAACTTTACAGTAtatgagatgtttttaaatgaccAAAATGTTTTACTGTCATAGCATTTTAATTCTGCTGTTGTTTCATTAATTTTATTATAGCTGCTGATTCCAACAAACTTCAGTGTGTGGAAGTCCCAGTCTTGTCTGACAGTGACTGTAACAACTCCTACCCCGGCATGATCACAAAATCCATGTTCTGTGCTGGATACCTGGAGGGAGGAAAGGACTCTTGCCAGGTAAAAGAATGGACCTTCTAAAACATTACCACAGACAAGAAATCACTCCACCTCAGATTATTTGCTAATAATATCAACTTCATTTTTCTTCCTCTCAGGGTGACTCTGGTGGACCTGTGGTGTGCAATGGCCAGCTTCATGGTGTTGTGTCCTGGGGTTATGGATGTGCTGAGAAGAATCATCCTGGTGTCTACACTAAGGTAATATAGCGATTCATTCaattaaaacaatgttttaatcATATGAATGGCAAACAtgttaaatgattaaattattcTTTCTCCAAGGTTTGCATTTTCAATGAGTGGCTTGAAGACACCATGAACTCATACTAAAGGGGATCCAAAAACACACCTTTAAAGTCAGCCTCCAATCCTGCATTCCATCAATAATTGTTTTATTGGAGATACAATAAAAGCATTTCCTCTCAAAGTAGTTTTGTACAGTATGTTGATTTCAAACACCAACAGTGTCGTCTTTTAAATGGCAATAGCATCACATTTTCGTAGCTTTTGGGTAAATTACTTTTTGCACCTTAGACTTAAAGGTATTGGCCTATATAAAACTGAATAAAGTAATACTACTAATTGTAGGAACATTGAATTGGTATTATGCTGAAATGTctggaaaaatgtttaacttgAAAGCTACACTTAAAATTATAAAGTGACTTACTGACACCTGCAGCATATATTGCTCTACCCAAGACATCTGAACAAACTAGTTTCAAACATGTCCTGTTGATCTATCAGTTGTTAAAACTATAGAAATGCTTTGTGCTGCATTATACAGTGTCGCATATATAACATGAGTCTGttgtttaaatgcaacttattttttaaggtaaaaataaaatagatagACTTCACAAATCCAAAATATCTTGAAGACAATTTCTACTAGGAATTAACTGCAGGTGAATCTATTTGTCCAGGGATTTGTCCTGCTACTCAAATGCAACATCTGGGTTTCCTATGTCTAAACTTATATGCACATgtcattacaaaaatatatttttaaaccaaGCTGATATGAACTCACCATAAAAGGGGATTTTAAGAATGGACATTATCTGACAACAAACAGGAGGGTTTAAATGCACTTAATAAAACTTACAAGACACAGgttgaaacatttaaaaactgggAAACAGGACCAAAatggaaagtaaaaaaaactaaaagtcAACATAATAAAAGGGCAGGGACAGATTAACTGATGTATGAAGAGAAAAACAGCttcttaattaaattataatggATTTCATTTTCATACAGCTAGCAATATAACACCTGACAGAGTTGAGGAGGTACTATAAAGGATTCACTCAGCATCAGTCTGTAGTTAATGCCTGTAGTTGGAGGTTATATATCCCAAAAAAGGATTATTtagaacaccatactaatactgtgtttgaccccatttcgccttcagaactgccttaattctacatggcattgattcaacaaggtgctgaaagcattctttagaaatgttggcccatattgataggatagcatcttgcaattgatggagatttgtgggatgcacattcagggcacgaagctcccgttccaccacatcccaaagatgctctattgggttgagatctggtgactggggggggggggggcattttagtacagtgaactcattgtcatgttcaagaaacataatagcattatcctgctggaagtagccatcagagtatgggtacatggtggtcataaagggatggacatggtcagaaacaatgctcaggtaggccataGCAGTTAAATAATGtgcaattggcactaaggggcctaaagtttgccaagaaaacatcccccacaccactACACCACCACAACCAGCCTGCACAGTAGTAACAacgcatgatggatccatgttctcattctgtttaggCCAAATTCTgcctctaccatctgaatgtctcaacagaaatcgagactcatcagaccaggcaacatttttccagtcttcaactgtccaattttggtgatcTCGTGCAAagtgtagcctctttttcctatttgtagtggagatgagtggtacccggtggggtcttctgctgttgtagcccatctgcctcaaggttgtgcgtgttgtggcttcacaaatgctttgctgcatacctcggttgaaACGAGTGGtaatttcagtcaaagttgctcttctatcagcttgaatcagtcagctcattctcctctgacctctagcatcaacaaggcattttcgcccacaggactgccgcataccggatgtttttcccttgtcacaccattctttgtaaaccctagaaatggttatgtgttaaaatcccagtaactgagcagattgtgaaatactcagaccgtcCCGTCTGCCGGTCTGATCCCGGATTGCCTACATCATCTCTCTTCTCAAGGGACGGGCTCGAGAGTGGGGAACGGCCGTGTGGAATTCCGACGCCGATTGTCTGGTCCAGTATGCCCTGTTTAAGGAGGAGATGTTGCGGGTCTTTGACCGATCCGTTCATGGTCCTGAGGCCTCTCGCATGTTATTTAGCCTCCGCCAGGGAGACCCTCGGTTGTGGACTTTTCTGTGGAGTTTCGCACTTTATCAACCTCCTGTGGTTGGAATGAGCCTGCACTTGTAGCGTGGTTCGTCGAGGGTCTCAATGCCGACGTCAAGGATGAGGTACTGGCTCGTAATGTTCGTAATGTAGTTCCCTCCCACCTCGATCCTCTCATCGATCTGGCGCTTCGTGTGGAGAAGCGCTTCGAGCAGCGTCAGAGAACTCGTCCGCGGAGACGTCACTCTCTTCTCCTCCTGTGGTCAGCCCCTCTTCCGCCGCAGTTCCTGATTTGGAGCCCATGCAACTGCATCTGCTGCCGAACGTCATCACCGCATTATCAACCGGCTTTGCCTTTACTGCGGCTCGGATGATCACTTCGCCTCTTCCTATCCGTTAAAAGCCAGAGATAGGGATACGGGTGAGCGCTTCCTCTTTGATCCCTCCGTAACGCCTATCACCTAGTACGCATCAAGGAGGGGGACGAATGGAAGATTGGAAGCTTTTTATACCCCCCTCGGTCATTTTGAATACCGGGTCCTTCCCTTTGGCCTAGTCAACGCCCCCTCTGTGTTTCAAGCCCTGGTCAATGACGTTCTCAGAGACCGCCTTTTGACCGCCTTAAATCCCTCTTCTCTTCTGCCCCCATTCTCATTTTCTCCCACCGTCTATCACCGGCCGAGCGCAAATACGATGTGGGGGATTACGAGCTTCTGGACATTTGTCTTGCGCTAGGGGAATGGCGACACTGGCTTGAGGGATCGTCGGTACCATTTGTTGTCTGGACTGACCACCTTAATCTCGAGTACATTTGTTCGGCTAAGAGACTCAACACTCATCAGGCCCGTTGGTCTCTTTTCTTTGCGCGCTTTGATTTCACCATTTCCTATATCGCCCCGGTTCTAAGAATGTAAAGCTTGATGCTCTCTCTCACCAGTTTGCTCCCCCAGATTCTGTTCCCACCGAAGAGGGAATTATTTCTCCGCAGATGGTGGTGGGTGCAGCTATCGTCTTGTTAATCGTGCTCATTCACATTCTGTCACGCCGCGTCTCTGCCCTAGGGGCTTACTTTTTGTCCCACCCTCCGCTCGCCACGCCGTTCTTCAGTGGGGGCCTTCCTCCAAATTGTTTGCTCATTCGGGAGTCAGGGGTACAATTGCCTCTGTCTCTCAGAGATTATGGTGGCCCACTTGAGAACACGACGTCCGCCGCTTCGTCGCGTCTTGCTCTGTTTGCGCTCAGACTAAAACTAGTAACCGGCCCCCCGCTGGTTTCCTCAGACCCTTACCTATTTCGTCACGACCGTGGGCTCAGATAGCTCTTGATTTCATTACAGGACTCCCTCCGTCCGGAGGTAGAACGGTAATTCTCACAGTAATCGATCCCTTTTCTAAAGCCGCTCGGCTAATCAGACTATAGGGCACATTTTACGCAGTCTTGCTTTTCGCAACCGCACTTCTTGGTCAGAGCAACTCCCGTGGGCAGAATAGGCTTATAATTCCGCCCCCTCTTCTGCTACCGGGTTGTCGCCTTTTCAGTGCTGTctagggtaccaaccacctcTATTTTCTGCCTCCGATTTCTGCATTTATCCATCTGGTGTTTCATGTCTCCTGTCTTAAGCCCGTCATTCGCCCCCCTCTTCCTGTATCTTTCCCTATCCGCATTGAGGGTTCCCCTGTCTATCTTGTACGTAGACTCCTTGATGTCCGTCCCCGAGGTTGCAGCCGATAGTTTCTGGTTGACTGGGAAGGGTATGGTCTGGAGGAGAGATGCTGGATTCCTGCCTGGGATGTCCTGGACCGCTCGCTCATTGATGACTTTTATCGCTCTCACCAGCCCTCCTGGCGCACTCTgaggggggtactgtcatgaTATTGGTTTCTTTTGATCTCATTTACTCGCTTGTTAGACTGTTAGCGCTCCCTTCAGCTGTTCCTCATTCTCGTCACTGCCCGTCACATTTTTATTTACGATTTAAGATGTTATATTCATGTGTGTAACTATATTGAAATCGGTGATACAACAATACTTTACTAAATAAAATTGCTAGACTCTACAAAAGGAGTTGTGTTTGTTAATTCACAAGTtttattcatgttaattttagcatttaccaaaacatttttaaaatgtaacgtTTTAACTGTTAAcataatgcacaatgaactatagaccttttcaaaagatgtaaacaactttttaattcagttctatatgttctgttggttttattttatcccaacattTATCTAGTGttgaaaaaactgaaacaggaagtgcttctggaccagtgttgtttacatttttttaaatggtctatAACATGAACAACTGTATTGTTAACTAAGCAAagataaattaatattaaaaaacaatattgttttttggTACAGTAGTTAAGGTTAGCTAATGCATGTAAGGTCTTACCATTAAGTGTTTGGATAATAACTTGGTGGGTCTATTCAGTAAAGCAGGTGGGGCTATGCCTGTATATGCCACACATATATTTTCTATGCCACTGGCCAAGCATAGGTAATTTAATTATCAGTTATGCAATGCATGTTAGAATtcattttacagtaaataaagtATAAAGAGACTCATCTTCATCTatctaataaatgttttttgtctactaagtaaaaaataattcattgtcATTTATATCCAGCTCAGTTTTGACTTTACAGATAACAGCGCAAGGTCACAGATCTAAAATTACATGAAGCGTGTTTCGCAAACCTCTGATATAGATATCATGGGAACCCATGCACATGTGGTTTAGTCCCCATTGAACTTGTTAATGTCGTCTGAATGTGGGCTAACTTTGATATTGTAATGTTAAAGTTTTACACTGTCATAATTCTGTCTCAgttctatatgttctgttggttttaATTATCAGTTATGcaacacaatatatatataacacaaTATATATAATTGTATATTGTGTTAAAATCTCTTAAAGTCTTATAATAACCTGTAAATGCATTTGTGAACAAGTTTGACATTTACAAAGATgcaattcatttatttttttctctttatttattatattattataaatattattatttattaattaagtattattattactattattattataatcaaattaaatgctcatttaaattatattgtaATAAAAAAGAATCAGCAATAGATCACAATGTTGCACAAATAATAATACTTGCATATGATTTTAGCAGATATGTTGCAATAGGTTATCAGTAAATAAATTTGCAAAACAACTTGCAAATAAAGAAAGgaattaataatatttgttGGATTAAACTATTTTAACTTGTGTGACATCATGTTTTGGGTTTTAGATTTAGTTATAATATACTTTAGTTCTTTATAGTACTCTTATTTTAATCTAATaagcatttttattaaatatttttcagatACATGCCATGTGAGTATTTAGAAACACTTAGTGAAAGCTTCAAATGAAACAACTGAGTGAGAAGACAGACAGCTGCTGAAAATCTGTTTAATAAAAACCTGCTGTCAAGGTTATCAAGCCTAAAACATGACTGTTCAACACACTTGCTGAACCCAAAATTAAACACTATCAGCAGAAAATACATATGTGACCCATACTTGTCATATATACATTCAGTAATCCTTATTAGGAAtacataatatattatatttacctacacatatttttatttaatgaaaatatCAAATCTGAATGTTAATAATTTTGTAATGCAGGCGGCTTTCACTGTTATGTGTTtttcatatattattatttgCCAAATTGTAATTATAAGCTGTATTCTGAGCACTTTTGAGATATTAAGGTTTTAAGTCTTTGCATTCCATTCAACTTTGCAGAACAAAGCTTTTGGTTTTACAAATAAAGTCTCAAAATGTTcacaactttaaaaaaacacacaatttcTCATAAATTGTCACAGAATAAGAATATTTGAAAAGCtaaattttgacaaaaatgtcagatAGAACTGTGTAATACTGTGTGATAAAAATATCTAACACATTTGGTAGTTTGTCACATAAAATGATTTAcctaaaatatacaaaacaaaatatatatatggtaATAACTAAATtcagaaacaaaataaaaaaatatatattcacaagagtacattttttaagtaaaagtcCACTAAAGAGTGCAATACTTTCTGCAACCCTTTGATTGGTCAATGGCAAACCTGTTGGGCGTGGACGTACAGGTTGATGGTCTTTTTATCCTATAAATACTGCGAGTGTTAAGGGAGACCATCATCGAACAGGATCAGTCAGCAATCATGAGGTCTTTGGTTTTCCTTGTGCTCCTTGGAGCCGCTTGTGAGTAGATACTGCAACTGACATAGACTTTTCCATCAAATTTAACGGTAATTACTCTTTCTTGTGTGATTTTAACCATACATTATAATGATATTCACTCATTTTTGCAGTTGCTCTGGATGATGACAAGATCGTTGGTGGATATGAGTGCCAGCCTCATTCCCAGCCCTGGCAGGTGTCTCTGAACGTTGGCTACCACTTCTGCGGTGGCTCTCTGGTCACTAAGGATTGGGTTGTGTCTGCTGCTCACTGCTACCAGTCGTAAGTGCCCTTAACAGACAACTTCAGTTCACGTTCATTGTCTAAGACCAATAATTCCTTTAATCATAAACCATATTTGACCTTCTCTTTAGACGTATTGAGGTCCGTCTTGGTGAGCACCACATTGGCATCAACGAGAATACTGAGCAGTTCATCTCCTCCGAACGTGTCATCCGCCATCCCCAGTATGACTCCTGGATGCTTGATAGTGACA from Misgurnus anguillicaudatus chromosome 10, ASM2758022v2, whole genome shotgun sequence encodes the following:
- the LOC129449200 gene encoding uncharacterized protein, encoding MRSLVFLVLLGAAFALDDDKIVGGYECQPHSQPWQVSLNVGYHFCGGSLVTKNWVVSAAHCYQSRIEVRLGEHHIGKNENTEQFIYSERVIRHPQYNSWNIDNDIMLIKLSSSADLNSYVQPVALPSACAAAGTKCLVSGWGNTMSSTADSNKLQCVEVPVLSDSDCNNSYPGMITKSMFCAGYLEGGKDSCQGDSGGPVVCNGQLHGVVSWGYGCAEKNHPGVYTKVCIFNEWLEDTMNSGRAREWGTAVWNSDADCLVQYALFKEEMLRPPPGRPSVVDFSVEFRTLSTSCGWNEPALVAWFVEGLNADVKDEVLARNVRNVVPSHLDPLIDLALRVEKRFEQRQRTRPRRRHSLLLLWETIIEQDQSAIMRSLVFLVLLGAAFALDDDKIVGGYECQPHSQPWQVSLNVGYHFCGGSLVTKDWVVSAAHCYQSRIEVRLGEHHIGINENTEQFISSERVIRHPQYDSWMLDSDIMLIKLSTPANLNSYVQPVALPSSCAPAGTKCLVSGWGNTMSSTADKNKLQCLEIPVLSDSDCNNSYPGMITSTMFCAGYLEGGKDSCQGDSGGPVVCNGQLHGVVSWGYGCAEKNHPGVYAKVCVFSQWLENTMNSY